The following proteins are co-located in the Eleginops maclovinus isolate JMC-PN-2008 ecotype Puerto Natales chromosome 23, JC_Emac_rtc_rv5, whole genome shotgun sequence genome:
- the LOC134860354 gene encoding zinc-binding protein A33-like → MASAANSEDNLRCSVCLNIFKKPVTIPCGHNFCLNCIDNYWDTIDTTFQCPLCMEKFLNRPMLRVNTILAQMAADFKESFEEKYFETPDKAVNGTVLCGLCTGAKLAAVKSCLVCFMSYCETHLEPHLRIQAMKKHKLIDPVENPESRMCKTHDEPLELFCKVEEMFVCESCKNSDHKKHKIVSLKEEANCRKYTLEKDKENADQMIQERKQKILEIERSVEASRKKAAKALSSSKHSITGMVDYINRSYAELTEVVDIKQKKFETERKGFIKELEADIMQIKQQKLKLDQVSISNDPMIFLENLLSLTIPHPSVKDWFGVNFDSDEILLQEATAQLEATVMREIRMLCDPDLKEMQRHAVDVTLDPDTANLFLHVSPDGKQVTYGEKKRNLPDKPERFEQVLNVLAKEGFSSGKFYYEVEVKDKTNWDLGVVNQSINRKGDIRLSPKNGYWIIGLKKGKELTANVSPVVSLKVRETPQKIGVFVDYEVGQVLFYDVDTRACIFSYTGCNFTMKLFPFFSHCCNDDYRNAAPLIITPVKQNR, encoded by the coding sequence ATGGCTTCTGCTGCTAATTCTGAGGATAATTTACGTTGTTCAGTCTGTCTAAACATCTTCAAAAAACCTGTGACGATTCCCTGTGGGCACAACTTCTGTCTTAACTGCATCGACAACTACTGGGACACCATCGATACCACATTCCAATGTCCGCTGTGTATGGAGAAATTCTTGAACAGGCCGATGCTTCGGGTTAACACTATCCTTGCTCAGATGGCTGCAGACTTCAAGGAATCTTTTGaagaaaagtattttgaaaCTCCTGACAAAGCAGTAAATGGAACCGTGCTCTGTGGCCTGTGCACAGGGGCGAAGCTTGCAGCAGTGAAGTCCTGCTTAGTTTGTTTCATGTCTTACTGTGAAACACATCTCGAGCCTCATTTGAGAATTCAGGCcatgaaaaaacacaagctgATCGACCCAGTTGAGAATCCAGAGAGCAGGATGTGCAAGACGCATGACGAGCCTTTGGAGTTATTTTGCAAGGTTGAGGAAATGTTTGTATGTGAGTCCTGTAAGAACAGTGACCATAAAAAGCACAAGATAGTCAGTCTGAAAGAGGAGGCAAACTGTAGGAAGTACACGctggaaaaagacaaagaaaacgCAGATCAGATGATCCAGGAACGTAAGCAAAAGATTTTGGAGATCGAACGCTCAGTAGAGGCTagcagaaaaaaagcagcaaaggCCCTGTCATCCAGCAAGCATTCGATAACTGGTATGGTGGACTACATTAACAGAAGCTATGCAGAGCTCACTGAGGTAGTTGACATTAAGCAGAAAAAAtttgaaacagagagaaaaggctTCATTAAAGAGCTGGAGGCAGATATTATgcaaataaagcaacaaaaatTGAAGCTTGATCAGGTTTCAATTTCCAACGATCCGATGATTTTCCTGGAGAATCTCCTGTCTCTCACAATCCCTCATCCCTCGGTTAAGGACTGGTTTGGTGTGAATTTTGACAGTGACGAGATTTTGCTGCAAGAAGCCACGGCCCAGCTGGAGGCAACCGTGATGAGAGAAATAAGGATGCTGTGTGATCCCGACTTGAAAGAAATGCAACGTCATGCCGTGGACGTGACTCTGGATCCTGACACAGCAAACCTTTTTCTACATGTTTCCCCGGATGGGAAACAAGTCACgtatggagaaaaaaagaggaacctCCCAGACAAACCAGAGAGGTTTGAACAAGTCCTAAATGTCCTTGCAAAGGAGGGTTTCTCCTCAGGAAAATTCTACTATGAGGTCGAGGTTAAAGACAAAACCAACTGGGATTTAGGAGTGGTGAACCAATCCATCAACAGAAAAGGAGATATAAGATTGAGCCCCAAGAATGGATACTGGATTATTGGGctgaagaaaggaaaagagttAACAGCAAATGTTAGCCCTGTTGTTAGCCTCAAGGTGAGGGAGACGCCTCAAAAGATCGGGGTGTTCGTTGATTATGAGGTGGGTCAAGTTCTCTTCTATGACGTGGACACCAGGGCTTGCATCTTCTCCTACACTGGATGTAACTTCACCATGAAGCTATTTCCGTTCTTCAGCCACTGTTGTAATGACGACTACAGAAATGCAGCGCCCTTGATCATCACTCctgtcaaacaaaacagatga